In Triticum urartu cultivar G1812 chromosome 6, Tu2.1, whole genome shotgun sequence, the following proteins share a genomic window:
- the LOC125515217 gene encoding uncharacterized protein LOC125515217, with protein sequence MALRLINPSRKPLLHVPRPSSSSFSSSSSSNNSPPFPPPPPPPSDDPGHPPPNHGEGPQRPAASSIFLDIRERLKSSPAPPPPRRIPANPLRPGGPPAAPSVSLDDIKRSLESFRAGSPRLSGPGVGGGVGGGANPSFQDLLKNSAASPAGRPQGGGAPNAGGGKPFSFSFESIRESIRKIDPQQERQRQPPLRFLNNTPDNIFGREMRQRAGKPQPGEGKEDEDAGVFLANEYTPEQLGQMLRELRPADAGKDGKEWFSLQELQGRIAKIAEKERGQADPRYGGEFGLLRQTLTSLHKDQKGQKKHVSTVQHMSLFANIGGKPLPEYMLSNLPPQEELLERYFHPDHMSGEEKMKLELQKVRDEFKMSENDCGSARVQIAQLTLKIKHLSSVLHKKDKHSRKGLQDMVQRRKKYLKYLRRTDWDSYCLVLSKLGLRDTPEYKAADYKKTQPTKAQSKKSKSKRKRKMKA encoded by the exons atggcgCTCCGGCTGATCAACCCGAGCAGGAAGCCCCTCCTCCACGTGCcccgcccctcctcctcctccttctcctcctcgtcctcctccaaCAACAGCCCTCCcttccctccccctcccccgccgccCTCCGACGACCCCGGCCACCCGCCCCCGAACCACGGCGAGGGCCCCCAGAGGCCGGCGGCGTCCTCGATCTTCCTCGACATCCGCGAGCGCCTCAAGTCGTCCCCGGCGCCGCCCCCGCCGCGCCGGATCCCGGCCAACCCGCTCCGCCCCGGCGGGCCGCCCGCGGCCCCCTCCGTCAGCCTCGACGACATCAAGCGCAGCCTCGAGTCCTTCCGCGCCGGCTCCCCCCGCTTATCCGGCCCCGGCGTTGGCGGCGGTGTTGGCGGAGGCGCCAACCCGTCGTTCCAGGACTTGCTCAAGAACAGCGCCGCCTCCCCGGCGGGTCGCCCCCAGGGAGGAGGAGCCCCCAACGCCGGCGGCGGCAAGCCGTTCAGCTTCAGCTTCGAGTCCATCCGCGAGAGCATCCGCAAGATCGACCCGCAGCAAGAGAGGCAGCGCCAGCCGCCTTTGCGGTTCCTGAACAACACCCCGGACAACATCTTCGGGAGGGAGATGCGCCAGAGGGCCGGGAAGCCGCAGCCCGGGGAGGGGAAGGAAGACGAGGACGCCGGCGTTTTTCTCGCTAATGAATACACTCCCGAACAGCTTGGGCAGATGCTCAGGGAGCTCCGGCCGGCGGACGCAGGGAAGGACGGGAAGGAGTGGTTCTCTCTCCAGGAGCTGCAGGGGCGGATCGCCAAGATCGCGGAGAAGGAGAGGGGCCAGGCTGACCCGCGGTATGGCGGCGAGTTTGGTTTGCTCCGGCAGACCTTAACGAGCCTCCATAAAGATCAGAAAGGGCAGAAGAAGCATGTCAGCACTG TCCAGCATATGTCACTATTTGCAAACATCGGTGGAAAGCCGCTGCCGGAGTACATGCTGAGCAATCTTCCGCCGCAGGAGGAGTTGCTAGAGAGG TATTTCCATCCTGATCACATGTCAGGCGAAGAGAAGATGAAATTGGAGCTTCAGAAGGTCAGGGATGAGTTCAAGATGTCCGAGAATGACTGTGGTTCCGCACGAGTTCAAA TAGCCCAACTGACACTAAAAATCAAGCACTTGTCATCCGTTCTACACAAAAAG GATAAGCACTCTCGAAAGGGGCTCCAGGACATGGTCCAGAGGAGGAAGAAGTACCTCAAGTACCTGCGCAGGACCGACTGGGACTCATACTGCCTCGTCCTGTCAAAGCTGGGGCTCCGCGACACGCCCGAGTACAAGGCGGCCGACTACAAGAAGACCCAGCCGACGAAGGCGCAGTCGAagaagagcaagagcaagaggaAGAGAAAGATGAAGGCGTAG